A window of bacterium genomic DNA:
AAGTTTTAAAAAAACTTACTTTTGCTCATCGTGCATTGGCAGAACTAAAAGGAATTGTGGCTACAATTCCAAATGAAAGCATTTTAATCAATACCTTGGGACTGCAAGAAGCAAAAGACAGTTCGGCAATTGAAAACATTATCACAACACACGATGATATTTATAAAGCAGAATTAAATCTTGGTGGATTTAAATCGTTAAATGCCAAAGAAGTTCAGAATTATATTTCGGCATTAAAAAAAGGATTTGCC
This region includes:
- a CDS encoding Fic family protein, producing the protein MLKKLPIEKDVETKKVLKKLTFAHRALAELKGIVATIPNESILINTLGLQEAKDSSAIENIITTHDDIYKAELNLGGFKSLNAKEVQNYISALKKGFALISGKKILTNNDIIEIQSELEKNRAGFRKLPGTALKNAATGETVYTPPQEYSEIINLMTN